In a single window of the Candidatus Celerinatantimonas neptuna genome:
- the yoeB gene encoding Toxin YoeB: protein MNSRLLSWTDEAWNDYVYWQTQDKKTLKRINKLITDVKRSPFEGIGKPEPLKENLAGFWSRRIDDTNRLVYAVDDQAITILSCRYHY from the coding sequence ATGAATAGTCGTTTACTGTCATGGACTGATGAGGCCTGGAACGACTATGTGTATTGGCAAACACAAGATAAGAAAACATTAAAACGGATCAATAAATTAATCACAGATGTTAAGCGTTCTCCTTTTGAAGGTATCGGTAAACCCGAGCCACTAAAGGAGAACTTAGCTGGCTTCTGGTCACGGCGAATAGACGATACAAACCGCTTGGTTTATGCAGTTGATGATCAAGCAATAACAATCCTGTCATGTCGTTATCATTACTAA
- the yefM gene encoding Antitoxin YefM — MRIVSFTEARNGLKSVLDGVVNDADTTVITRRDAEDAVVMSLDYYNSLMETVHLLRSPANAEHLNRSITQYKAGQTTARDLIDE, encoded by the coding sequence ATGAGAATCGTATCTTTCACTGAAGCTCGTAATGGTTTGAAAAGTGTCTTAGATGGTGTGGTTAATGATGCCGACACAACAGTTATTACCCGCCGAGATGCCGAAGATGCTGTGGTTATGTCCTTAGATTATTACAACAGCTTAATGGAAACTGTTCATTTGTTGCGTTCTCCAGCAAATGCTGAGCATTTGAACCGTTCAATTACTCAGTACAAAGCTGGTCAAACGACGGCACGGGATTTGATTGATGAATAG
- the appA gene encoding Periplasmic AppA protein, whose protein sequence is MNQFKLGKWICLGAIACSLSQVAMATPQFVIEKVVTLSRHGVRPQTHTEKLDKATGLKWPHFYVADGHLTGHGYAGIVQQASYQLKQWHQEGFNLRYSNRCPRSNQVFLWASSQQRIKTTAKALADGMFPGCGIVPETGHAKYDPLFELYHLKQAHPDKQVIKAQIMARMGSSEQAAKRYASAVKLIRQTVCAKDSNSCKFLDKPWKVKFKADGKPTFTGPLSVGATIGETIRLQYSDNLPIRQVAFGHGYDANAVRDLMALHAARYDLATDTPEFAAHGGSLLMRQILSALTKGTKLHRHWLGDKRLSRPLVMFVGHDTNIAEIQTMLGFNWALKDYPANDIPPGASLNFTRFHEKGTHKEFVRVRFVARSLDQWRRLTYLDHQHPLLSADFAFKGCRHTAQGELCPLKLFVKDASKMLVKDGLNLPVFHQ, encoded by the coding sequence ATGAATCAATTCAAATTGGGAAAATGGATTTGCTTGGGTGCTATAGCATGCTCGTTGAGTCAGGTGGCTATGGCAACTCCGCAATTTGTGATAGAAAAAGTGGTGACATTAAGTCGCCACGGAGTGAGACCTCAGACGCATACTGAGAAACTAGATAAGGCGACTGGTTTAAAATGGCCCCATTTCTATGTGGCTGATGGACATCTGACGGGGCATGGTTATGCTGGAATTGTGCAGCAGGCCAGTTATCAACTCAAGCAGTGGCATCAAGAAGGGTTTAACCTGCGTTATTCCAACCGTTGCCCTCGCTCTAATCAAGTCTTTTTATGGGCAAGCTCTCAGCAACGTATTAAAACGACTGCAAAAGCCCTTGCTGATGGAATGTTTCCGGGGTGTGGAATCGTACCTGAAACCGGACACGCTAAATATGATCCGCTATTTGAGTTATATCACCTCAAACAGGCTCATCCAGATAAGCAGGTTATTAAAGCTCAGATTATGGCCCGGATGGGGTCATCGGAGCAGGCTGCGAAGCGTTATGCCAGTGCAGTGAAGTTGATTCGTCAGACGGTCTGCGCAAAGGATAGCAATAGCTGTAAGTTTTTAGATAAACCCTGGAAGGTAAAATTTAAAGCAGATGGAAAGCCAACTTTCACCGGACCACTCTCAGTGGGCGCGACAATTGGTGAAACTATTCGCCTGCAGTACAGCGATAATTTGCCCATTCGTCAGGTTGCTTTCGGGCATGGCTACGACGCAAATGCGGTTCGTGATTTAATGGCGCTTCATGCGGCAAGATATGATTTGGCGACTGATACGCCGGAATTCGCGGCTCATGGTGGTTCATTGCTGATGCGCCAGATTTTATCGGCTTTGACAAAAGGAACCAAACTACATCGTCATTGGCTTGGCGATAAACGTTTGAGTAGGCCTTTAGTGATGTTTGTCGGACATGATACAAATATTGCTGAAATTCAGACGATGCTGGGCTTTAACTGGGCATTAAAAGATTATCCTGCGAATGATATTCCGCCAGGTGCAAGTCTGAACTTCACGCGTTTTCATGAGAAAGGAACGCATAAAGAATTTGTTCGTGTTCGTTTCGTTGCCCGCAGTTTGGATCAATGGCGCCGGTTGACCTATTTGGATCATCAGCATCCCTTATTAAGTGCTGATTTTGCATTTAAAGGATGTCGTCATACGGCTCAAGGAGAGCTGTGTCCGCTGAAATTATTTGTGAAAGATGCCAGTAAAATGTTGGTAAAAGACGGTTTGAACCTGCCTGTTTTTCATCAGTAA
- the kdgM_1 gene encoding Oligogalacturonate-specific porin KdgM, translating into MKKKVVSALIMAMGMGMAAQASAAKISLDHKYEDVSRTHTDEFTLSNHFKFGLKASAELKFQPAEQSNGDSGHAFRDDRWHETKLSFSYPFKLDHQWAIEPGFSWSRKQDEYKYKPSLKIKYALTKQTQFAVRYRDELTDYKTKSTKQVNRYDVSASHSFGALQVGYEYTYYQGNKNLYNHSRHDYQHEVSASYSLTKKWTPFVEVKNESVSSKSSKRQTEYEVGFSYKI; encoded by the coding sequence ATGAAAAAGAAAGTTGTAAGTGCATTAATAATGGCCATGGGTATGGGTATGGCAGCTCAGGCATCTGCTGCTAAAATTTCACTTGACCATAAATATGAAGATGTTTCACGGACTCATACCGATGAATTCACGTTATCAAATCATTTTAAGTTTGGTTTAAAAGCATCGGCTGAGTTGAAGTTTCAGCCTGCTGAACAGTCCAATGGCGATAGCGGTCATGCGTTTCGTGATGACCGGTGGCACGAAACTAAACTGAGCTTTAGTTATCCGTTTAAACTTGATCACCAGTGGGCGATTGAACCAGGATTTTCCTGGAGCCGTAAACAGGATGAGTATAAATATAAACCGTCTCTGAAAATTAAATATGCATTGACTAAACAGACTCAGTTTGCGGTTCGTTATCGTGATGAATTGACTGACTACAAGACAAAGTCGACAAAACAAGTTAATCGATATGATGTTTCTGCGAGTCATAGCTTTGGCGCTTTGCAAGTGGGATATGAATATACCTATTATCAGGGTAATAAGAATTTGTATAATCATTCACGCCATGACTATCAACATGAAGTTAGCGCTAGTTATAGTCTGACTAAAAAGTGGACACCATTTGTTGAAGTCAAAAATGAATCGGTTAGTTCAAAATCTTCAAAGCGCCAAACGGAATATGAAGTGGGATTTTCGTATAAAATTTAA